A genomic window from Aquila chrysaetos chrysaetos chromosome 9, bAquChr1.4, whole genome shotgun sequence includes:
- the TRAFD1 gene encoding TRAF-type zinc finger domain-containing protein 1 isoform X3, protein MKLNAWQGCLCVGASPSGRRAQRFSNKKDIPAANFIIHEIHCSRNIEVCHYCSESVPKSEMKNHIESEHVQASACPLRPALCQYCDIQLTFEKLQDHEIYCGARTETCGGCGRNIMVKDLKEHPQVCGQEVKQLRGSRTVPRFEDEDADLHALRDSRNRLRSEDELEQLERNENIHSSLYEDWNADLDYVLALSLQNENNPHNNTAAEIPSDFWEKYYTKESVPSACLNETDKSNIFSCDSLVAFSTSKHIKNNDIIMLPCEFCEELYPAEDLILHQTGCNPASAFASFSKRSSPNPREHDGLRPIAVGSKSCRSCSSSQPQAVQAEGNIMIPCEFCGIQLEEETLFHHQHHCDLRPASPAASFPAQQLLSPQANRERRESPELARRRIRHQGDVSPQCAEGFGQQRLGYPAQGTKSPSNTANARNAPLSSSVRASDAPDLRGKPRKVAGNEGRPKNRGASGSAGGTTPRVRPTQNFHSEAFISSFSRTSPAQPSTSNGGGKNLGMSDGPVGFRRRNTKAKAQSPASGRPEEK, encoded by the exons atgaaactgaatgCTTGGCAGGGGTGTCTCTGTGTTGGTGCCTCTCCTTCGGGCAGGCGAGCTCAGCGATTCAGTAA CAAAAAGGATATTCCTGCTGCTAATTTCATCATTCATGAAATCCACTGTAGCAGAAATATTGAAGTGTGCCACTACTGCAGTGAATCAGTCCCAAAATCTGAGATGAAGAACCATATTGAGTCTGAACATGTGCAG gcGTCAGCGTGCCCTCTGCGTCCTGCCCTCTGCCAGTACTGTGACATACAGCTTACTTTCGAGAAGCTCCAGGACCATGAAATTTACTGCGGAGCTAGGACTGAGACATGTGGTGGGTGCGGTCGTAACATCATGGTGAAAGATCTAAAAGAGCATCCTCAAGTCTGTGGACAAGAGGTGAAACAATTAAGAGGAAGCAGAACAGTGCCTCGCTTTGAGGATGAGGATGCAGATTTGCATGCCCTTCGAGACAGTAGAAACCGACTAAGATCAG AGGATGAACTGGAGCAGttggagagaaatgaaaacattcattcTTCCCTTTATGAAGACTGGAATGCCGATTTAGACTACGTGTTGGCTCTTAGCCTACAAAATGAGAATAATCCTCACAATAATACTGCAGCTGAAATTCCCAGTGACTTCTGGGAAAAATACTACACCAAAGAGTCTGTGCCATCTGCCTGTCTTAATGAAACAGACAAGTCAAATATCTTCTCCTGTGACTCTTTAGTGGCTTTTAGCACATCAAAGCACATAAAAA ACAATGACATCATCATGTTGCCGTGTGAATTTTGTGAGGAGCTCTACCCTGCCGAAGATCTGATTCTTCACCAG ACAGGTTGTAACCCAGCAAGTGCCTTTGCCTCGTTCAGTAAAAGAAGTTCTCCAAATCCACGAGAACATGATGGTCTGCGTCCAATTGCTGTAGGGTCCAAAAGCTGTAGGTCTTGCTCTTCATCCCAGCCCCAAGCTGTCCAGGCAGAAGGAAACATTATGATTCCGTGTGAATTTTGTGGCATCCAACTAGAAGAGGAGACACTCTTTCATCATCAG CACCATTGTGATCTGCGgccagccagcccagcagccagctttccagctcagcagctgctgtctcCTCAAGccaacagagagagaagagaatcaCCAGAGCTGGCTCGGAGACGAATCAGGCATCAAG GAGATGTTTCTCCTCAGTGCGCAGAAGGCTTTGGGCAGCAGAGGCTCGGCTATCCTGCACAAGGGACCAAGTCGCCGAGTAATACCGCAAATGCCAGGAACGCACCGTTGTCTTCTTCAGTGAGAGCTAGTGATGCTCCTGACTTGAGAGGGAAGCCCAGGAAGGTGGCTGGCAACGAGGGAAGACCGAAGAACAGAGGTGCAAGTGGATCTGCAGGTGGGACAACGCCACGTGTGAGACCTACTCAGAACTTTCATTCAGAAGCCTTCATATCCAGCTTCTCGAGAACTTCTCCAGCCCAACCAAG CACCAGCAACGGAGGAGGAAAGAACCTCGGGATGTCGGACGGTCCCGTCGGCTTCAGGCGCAGGAACACAAAG GCAAAAGCCCAGAGCCCAGCGTCTGGACGTCCAGAGGAGAAGTGA
- the TRAFD1 gene encoding TRAF-type zinc finger domain-containing protein 1 isoform X1: protein MKLNAWQGCLCVGASPSGRRAQRFSNKKDIPAANFIIHEIHCSRNIEVCHYCSESVPKSEMKNHIESEHVQVTCKCRMKIENSLLKDHEASACPLRPALCQYCDIQLTFEKLQDHEIYCGARTETCGGCGRNIMVKDLKEHPQVCGQEVKQLRGSRTVPRFEDEDADLHALRDSRNRLRSEDELEQLERNENIHSSLYEDWNADLDYVLALSLQNENNPHNNTAAEIPSDFWEKYYTKESVPSACLNETDKSNIFSCDSLVAFSTSKHIKNNDIIMLPCEFCEELYPAEDLILHQTGCNPASAFASFSKRSSPNPREHDGLRPIAVGSKSCRSCSSSQPQAVQAEGNIMIPCEFCGIQLEEETLFHHQHHCDLRPASPAASFPAQQLLSPQANRERRESPELARRRIRHQGDVSPQCAEGFGQQRLGYPAQGTKSPSNTANARNAPLSSSVRASDAPDLRGKPRKVAGNEGRPKNRGASGSAGGTTPRVRPTQNFHSEAFISSFSRTSPAQPSTSNGGGKNLGMSDGPVGFRRRNTKAKAQSPASGRPEEK from the exons atgaaactgaatgCTTGGCAGGGGTGTCTCTGTGTTGGTGCCTCTCCTTCGGGCAGGCGAGCTCAGCGATTCAGTAA CAAAAAGGATATTCCTGCTGCTAATTTCATCATTCATGAAATCCACTGTAGCAGAAATATTGAAGTGTGCCACTACTGCAGTGAATCAGTCCCAAAATCTGAGATGAAGAACCATATTGAGTCTGAACATGTGCAG GTTACCTGCAAGTGTAGGATGAAGATAGAAAACAGTCTCTTAAAGGATCATGAG gcGTCAGCGTGCCCTCTGCGTCCTGCCCTCTGCCAGTACTGTGACATACAGCTTACTTTCGAGAAGCTCCAGGACCATGAAATTTACTGCGGAGCTAGGACTGAGACATGTGGTGGGTGCGGTCGTAACATCATGGTGAAAGATCTAAAAGAGCATCCTCAAGTCTGTGGACAAGAGGTGAAACAATTAAGAGGAAGCAGAACAGTGCCTCGCTTTGAGGATGAGGATGCAGATTTGCATGCCCTTCGAGACAGTAGAAACCGACTAAGATCAG AGGATGAACTGGAGCAGttggagagaaatgaaaacattcattcTTCCCTTTATGAAGACTGGAATGCCGATTTAGACTACGTGTTGGCTCTTAGCCTACAAAATGAGAATAATCCTCACAATAATACTGCAGCTGAAATTCCCAGTGACTTCTGGGAAAAATACTACACCAAAGAGTCTGTGCCATCTGCCTGTCTTAATGAAACAGACAAGTCAAATATCTTCTCCTGTGACTCTTTAGTGGCTTTTAGCACATCAAAGCACATAAAAA ACAATGACATCATCATGTTGCCGTGTGAATTTTGTGAGGAGCTCTACCCTGCCGAAGATCTGATTCTTCACCAG ACAGGTTGTAACCCAGCAAGTGCCTTTGCCTCGTTCAGTAAAAGAAGTTCTCCAAATCCACGAGAACATGATGGTCTGCGTCCAATTGCTGTAGGGTCCAAAAGCTGTAGGTCTTGCTCTTCATCCCAGCCCCAAGCTGTCCAGGCAGAAGGAAACATTATGATTCCGTGTGAATTTTGTGGCATCCAACTAGAAGAGGAGACACTCTTTCATCATCAG CACCATTGTGATCTGCGgccagccagcccagcagccagctttccagctcagcagctgctgtctcCTCAAGccaacagagagagaagagaatcaCCAGAGCTGGCTCGGAGACGAATCAGGCATCAAG GAGATGTTTCTCCTCAGTGCGCAGAAGGCTTTGGGCAGCAGAGGCTCGGCTATCCTGCACAAGGGACCAAGTCGCCGAGTAATACCGCAAATGCCAGGAACGCACCGTTGTCTTCTTCAGTGAGAGCTAGTGATGCTCCTGACTTGAGAGGGAAGCCCAGGAAGGTGGCTGGCAACGAGGGAAGACCGAAGAACAGAGGTGCAAGTGGATCTGCAGGTGGGACAACGCCACGTGTGAGACCTACTCAGAACTTTCATTCAGAAGCCTTCATATCCAGCTTCTCGAGAACTTCTCCAGCCCAACCAAG CACCAGCAACGGAGGAGGAAAGAACCTCGGGATGTCGGACGGTCCCGTCGGCTTCAGGCGCAGGAACACAAAG GCAAAAGCCCAGAGCCCAGCGTCTGGACGTCCAGAGGAGAAGTGA
- the TRAFD1 gene encoding TRAF-type zinc finger domain-containing protein 1 isoform X2: MAIAAVSEAETRLCGNCKKDIPAANFIIHEIHCSRNIEVCHYCSESVPKSEMKNHIESEHVQVTCKCRMKIENSLLKDHEASACPLRPALCQYCDIQLTFEKLQDHEIYCGARTETCGGCGRNIMVKDLKEHPQVCGQEVKQLRGSRTVPRFEDEDADLHALRDSRNRLRSEDELEQLERNENIHSSLYEDWNADLDYVLALSLQNENNPHNNTAAEIPSDFWEKYYTKESVPSACLNETDKSNIFSCDSLVAFSTSKHIKNNDIIMLPCEFCEELYPAEDLILHQTGCNPASAFASFSKRSSPNPREHDGLRPIAVGSKSCRSCSSSQPQAVQAEGNIMIPCEFCGIQLEEETLFHHQHHCDLRPASPAASFPAQQLLSPQANRERRESPELARRRIRHQGDVSPQCAEGFGQQRLGYPAQGTKSPSNTANARNAPLSSSVRASDAPDLRGKPRKVAGNEGRPKNRGASGSAGGTTPRVRPTQNFHSEAFISSFSRTSPAQPSTSNGGGKNLGMSDGPVGFRRRNTKAKAQSPASGRPEEK; encoded by the exons atggctataGCTGCAGTCAGCGAGGCGGAAACCCGGCTGTGTGGCAACTG CAAAAAGGATATTCCTGCTGCTAATTTCATCATTCATGAAATCCACTGTAGCAGAAATATTGAAGTGTGCCACTACTGCAGTGAATCAGTCCCAAAATCTGAGATGAAGAACCATATTGAGTCTGAACATGTGCAG GTTACCTGCAAGTGTAGGATGAAGATAGAAAACAGTCTCTTAAAGGATCATGAG gcGTCAGCGTGCCCTCTGCGTCCTGCCCTCTGCCAGTACTGTGACATACAGCTTACTTTCGAGAAGCTCCAGGACCATGAAATTTACTGCGGAGCTAGGACTGAGACATGTGGTGGGTGCGGTCGTAACATCATGGTGAAAGATCTAAAAGAGCATCCTCAAGTCTGTGGACAAGAGGTGAAACAATTAAGAGGAAGCAGAACAGTGCCTCGCTTTGAGGATGAGGATGCAGATTTGCATGCCCTTCGAGACAGTAGAAACCGACTAAGATCAG AGGATGAACTGGAGCAGttggagagaaatgaaaacattcattcTTCCCTTTATGAAGACTGGAATGCCGATTTAGACTACGTGTTGGCTCTTAGCCTACAAAATGAGAATAATCCTCACAATAATACTGCAGCTGAAATTCCCAGTGACTTCTGGGAAAAATACTACACCAAAGAGTCTGTGCCATCTGCCTGTCTTAATGAAACAGACAAGTCAAATATCTTCTCCTGTGACTCTTTAGTGGCTTTTAGCACATCAAAGCACATAAAAA ACAATGACATCATCATGTTGCCGTGTGAATTTTGTGAGGAGCTCTACCCTGCCGAAGATCTGATTCTTCACCAG ACAGGTTGTAACCCAGCAAGTGCCTTTGCCTCGTTCAGTAAAAGAAGTTCTCCAAATCCACGAGAACATGATGGTCTGCGTCCAATTGCTGTAGGGTCCAAAAGCTGTAGGTCTTGCTCTTCATCCCAGCCCCAAGCTGTCCAGGCAGAAGGAAACATTATGATTCCGTGTGAATTTTGTGGCATCCAACTAGAAGAGGAGACACTCTTTCATCATCAG CACCATTGTGATCTGCGgccagccagcccagcagccagctttccagctcagcagctgctgtctcCTCAAGccaacagagagagaagagaatcaCCAGAGCTGGCTCGGAGACGAATCAGGCATCAAG GAGATGTTTCTCCTCAGTGCGCAGAAGGCTTTGGGCAGCAGAGGCTCGGCTATCCTGCACAAGGGACCAAGTCGCCGAGTAATACCGCAAATGCCAGGAACGCACCGTTGTCTTCTTCAGTGAGAGCTAGTGATGCTCCTGACTTGAGAGGGAAGCCCAGGAAGGTGGCTGGCAACGAGGGAAGACCGAAGAACAGAGGTGCAAGTGGATCTGCAGGTGGGACAACGCCACGTGTGAGACCTACTCAGAACTTTCATTCAGAAGCCTTCATATCCAGCTTCTCGAGAACTTCTCCAGCCCAACCAAG CACCAGCAACGGAGGAGGAAAGAACCTCGGGATGTCGGACGGTCCCGTCGGCTTCAGGCGCAGGAACACAAAG GCAAAAGCCCAGAGCCCAGCGTCTGGACGTCCAGAGGAGAAGTGA